Proteins encoded within one genomic window of Longimicrobiaceae bacterium:
- a CDS encoding type II toxin-antitoxin system PrlF family antitoxin encodes MTYNGRATKSGNSQAMAFEKSLFRTHPEFATGRLSADYIGPGCLLVRTLPDAVPAAEEDDPILGAYLAFLEAEIAASPERMRPLSPGSLERARELVGHLYVDPNEDLGDGASID; translated from the coding sequence ATGACCTACAATGGCAGGGCCACGAAGTCCGGCAACTCGCAGGCGATGGCCTTCGAGAAGTCGCTGTTCCGGACGCATCCGGAGTTCGCCACCGGGCGGCTTTCCGCGGATTACATCGGTCCCGGATGCCTGCTGGTGCGCACGCTTCCCGACGCGGTCCCGGCGGCCGAAGAGGACGATCCCATTCTGGGCGCGTACCTCGCCTTCCTCGAGGCAGAGATCGCTGCCTCGCCCGAGCGGATGCGACCGCTGTCGCCGGGCTCGCTCGAGCGCGCACGCGAGCTGGTGGGCCATCTGTACGTCGATCCGAACGAGGATCTGGGTGACGGCGCCTCGATCGATTGA
- a CDS encoding low molecular weight protein-tyrosine-phosphatase, with protein MTPDPVRVLFVCLGNICRSPLAEAVFRQQVERRGLSSRFQVDSAGTSGYHRGAAPDRRSAETARRRGVEVTGRSRQLGEQDLRSFGWVIAMDAENLAEIEALRARTGGTARVHRLREWDPERSGLDVPDPYYGGPRGFDDVHDIVERSCAALLEHVVAEEGLA; from the coding sequence ATGACTCCCGACCCCGTTCGCGTGCTGTTCGTGTGCCTGGGCAACATCTGCCGGTCGCCGTTGGCGGAGGCGGTGTTCCGGCAGCAGGTGGAGCGACGGGGGCTGAGTTCGCGCTTTCAGGTCGATTCCGCGGGCACGTCCGGCTACCACCGCGGCGCGGCGCCGGACAGGCGGAGCGCGGAGACGGCGCGGCGGCGTGGCGTGGAGGTGACGGGGCGCAGCCGCCAGCTTGGCGAGCAGGACCTGCGCTCGTTCGGCTGGGTGATCGCGATGGACGCCGAGAACCTGGCCGAGATCGAGGCGCTGCGTGCGCGTACGGGCGGCACGGCGCGCGTGCACCGGCTGCGCGAGTGGGATCCGGAGCGGAGCGGGCTGGACGTGCCGGATCCGTACTACGGCGGCCCCCGCGGCTTCGACGACGTGCACGACATCGTGGAGCGGTCGTGCGCGGCGCTGCTGGAGCACGTCGTCGCGGAGGAGGGCCTGGCGTGA
- a CDS encoding type II toxin-antitoxin system YhaV family toxin, with amino-acid sequence MTAPRSIDRVFAAMDPPPPRANGWWLLAWTEFQRQFDGLVAEVAQLRSKDPEGYGSHPKSKLLATLFRLVTADVPRDPANPDFRQGNTLGEAHRGWFRAKFHQRFRLFFRFRSADRMVVYVWINSEAGLRKEGDRNDPYNVFRRMLERGSPPSDFDALLRECAGLGLPSVGDAPP; translated from the coding sequence GTGACGGCGCCTCGATCGATTGACCGCGTCTTCGCGGCGATGGACCCGCCTCCGCCGCGCGCGAACGGCTGGTGGCTGCTGGCGTGGACGGAGTTCCAGCGCCAGTTCGACGGCCTCGTCGCCGAGGTTGCGCAGCTTCGGTCCAAGGACCCGGAGGGGTACGGCTCGCATCCCAAGTCGAAGCTGCTCGCCACCCTCTTCCGCCTCGTCACCGCCGACGTGCCCCGCGACCCCGCCAACCCCGACTTCCGCCAGGGCAACACGCTCGGCGAAGCCCATCGTGGCTGGTTCCGAGCCAAGTTCCACCAACGTTTCAGGCTTTTCTTCCGCTTCCGCTCGGCAGACCGCATGGTCGTGTACGTGTGGATCAACTCAGAGGCAGGGCTGCGGAAGGAAGGCGACCGAAACGACCCGTACAACGTCTTCCGGCGGATGCTGGAGCGAGGTTCGCCGCCTTCCGACTTCGACGCCCTGCTCCGCGAGTGCGCCGGGTTGGGGCTCCCGTCCGTCGGCGATGCGCCACCCTGA